The Stratiformator vulcanicus genome has a segment encoding these proteins:
- the rpsA gene encoding 30S ribosomal protein S1 yields the protein MVDRNLFREFQINDDDLVAVLGEDFEVPDEVYVKETVDVNEIVTGKVLRINGDEVLVDIGYKSEGIVLLDEWDEEEGEPEPGDTVDVLLEDVADTHGLILLSKRKADRIREWEAVTAKHGEGDVVVGEVLRKIKGGLLVDIGVNVFLPASQVDIRRPPDIGLWVGKDIECLILKVDESRRNIVVSRRKLIEERRKEMKDKLLTKINEGDKVKGVVKNIADFGAFVDLGGIDGLLHITDMSWGRIGHPTEMVSIDEELEVVILNIDHENEKIALGLKQKFPSPWDNVETKYPVETKVKGEVVNVMPYGAFVKLEDGIEGLVHISEMSWTKRINHPTELVNIGDEVEVVVLGINNQKQEISLGMKQTQPNPWDEVAANYPVGKKVTGVVRNLTNYGAFVELQEGVDGLLHVSDMSWTRKLSHANEMLKKGDEVECEILSVDEERRRIALGLKQLEGDPWATDIPTRYAAGSIVKGTVTKITNFGVFVELETELEGLLHVSELTEDKVENAEEVVEVGQEIEVKILRVDTEERKIGLSRRLDAPIEELTAAAGGGGGGGDAKTSQELRGGTGGDSGPLFSMGGGGTATEEQVEAEAQVETEEEVETEAVDAEATSTEEETEVAEEPAAEAEAEAETETSEEVSAESEAEEVAEDPADEASDDGAEDEEKS from the coding sequence TTTCGGGAATTTCAGATCAATGACGACGACCTCGTCGCAGTCCTCGGCGAGGACTTTGAAGTCCCCGATGAGGTCTATGTCAAAGAGACGGTCGACGTTAACGAAATCGTCACCGGCAAAGTCTTGCGGATCAACGGCGACGAAGTGCTCGTCGACATCGGCTACAAGAGCGAAGGCATCGTTCTACTCGACGAGTGGGACGAAGAGGAAGGGGAGCCTGAACCGGGCGATACGGTCGACGTCCTGCTTGAAGACGTCGCCGACACCCACGGCCTGATTTTACTTTCGAAGCGGAAAGCCGATCGCATCCGCGAATGGGAAGCCGTCACCGCGAAGCACGGCGAAGGCGATGTCGTCGTCGGCGAAGTCCTTCGCAAGATCAAAGGCGGTCTGCTCGTCGATATCGGGGTCAACGTCTTTCTTCCGGCGAGTCAGGTCGACATCCGCCGCCCGCCCGATATCGGTCTGTGGGTAGGCAAAGACATTGAATGTCTGATTCTGAAAGTCGACGAGTCCCGTCGCAACATCGTGGTCAGCCGGCGGAAGCTCATCGAAGAGCGCCGCAAGGAGATGAAGGACAAGCTCCTCACCAAGATCAACGAAGGCGACAAGGTCAAAGGGGTCGTCAAGAATATCGCCGACTTCGGTGCATTCGTGGACCTCGGCGGAATCGACGGTCTGCTGCACATCACCGACATGAGCTGGGGCCGCATTGGTCATCCGACCGAGATGGTCTCGATCGACGAAGAGCTCGAAGTCGTGATCCTCAATATCGATCACGAGAACGAGAAGATTGCACTCGGCCTGAAGCAGAAGTTCCCCAGCCCGTGGGACAACGTCGAGACCAAGTACCCGGTCGAGACCAAGGTCAAAGGCGAAGTCGTCAACGTCATGCCTTACGGTGCCTTCGTGAAGCTGGAGGACGGCATTGAAGGTCTGGTCCACATCAGCGAGATGTCGTGGACGAAGCGGATCAACCACCCGACCGAACTCGTCAACATCGGCGACGAGGTCGAGGTCGTCGTTCTGGGAATCAACAACCAGAAGCAGGAAATTTCGCTGGGGATGAAGCAGACCCAGCCGAACCCGTGGGACGAGGTCGCTGCCAACTACCCGGTCGGCAAAAAGGTGACCGGCGTCGTCCGCAACCTCACCAACTACGGTGCGTTCGTCGAATTGCAGGAAGGCGTCGACGGCCTGCTGCACGTCTCCGATATGTCGTGGACGCGAAAGCTCTCGCACGCCAACGAGATGCTTAAGAAGGGCGACGAAGTCGAGTGTGAGATCCTCAGCGTCGACGAAGAACGTCGACGGATCGCGCTCGGACTCAAGCAGCTCGAAGGTGATCCCTGGGCGACCGACATCCCGACCCGTTACGCGGCCGGATCAATCGTTAAGGGAACGGTCACGAAGATCACCAATTTCGGCGTCTTCGTCGAATTGGAGACCGAACTCGAAGGTCTGCTGCACGTCTCTGAGCTGACCGAAGACAAGGTCGAGAACGCCGAAGAGGTCGTCGAAGTCGGTCAGGAGATCGAAGTCAAGATTCTCCGCGTGGATACGGAAGAGCGGAAAATCGGATTGAGCCGTCGCCTCGACGCCCCAATCGAAGAACTCACTGCGGCCGCCGGCGGCGGTGGTGGTGGCGGAGACGCGAAGACTTCGCAAGAGCTTCGTGGCGGAACCGGTGGAGACAGCGGACCGCTCTTCAGCATGGGCGGCGGCGGTACTGCGACCGAAGAACAGGTAGAGGCTGAAGCGCAGGTTGAAACTGAAGAAGAGGTCGAGACCGAAGCAGTGGATGCCGAGGCGACCTCAACTGAAGAGGAAACCGAGGTCGCCGAAGAACCCGCTGCAGAAGCCGAAGCGGAAGCCGAGACCGAAACGTCGGAAGAGGTCTCAGCAGAATCGGAAGCAGAAGAGGTAGCGGAAGACCCGGCTGACGAAGCTTCAGATGACGGAGCCGAGGACGAAGAAAAGTCCTGA
- a CDS encoding sigma-70 family RNA polymerase sigma factor, protein MTKSRKPSSVQNPLETYLREINETALLTAQDEKDLANRIAEGDQSARDRMVRANLRLVVNIARAYTGKGLQLQDLIEEGNLGLLRAVEGFDPDMNTRFSTYASYWIKQSIKRALVNSAKTIRIPAYMVELLSKWRKATAHLQDQYNRTPTPEEVARYLELPKKKLKIVKKAIQLYNSTPGQDQQDGGWTLGEMIADERTRGPEDELVNSDNIKHVFEQLDHMDEREASILRMRFGLDDSEPRTLKEIGEILGLTRERVRQIESEALGRLNRSLNGEKVF, encoded by the coding sequence ATGACCAAATCGCGCAAGCCTTCGTCGGTCCAAAACCCGCTCGAGACCTACCTGCGTGAGATCAACGAAACCGCCTTGCTCACCGCGCAGGATGAGAAAGACCTCGCGAACCGCATCGCCGAGGGCGACCAAAGCGCCCGCGATCGAATGGTCCGCGCCAACCTGCGGCTCGTCGTGAACATTGCCCGTGCCTACACCGGCAAAGGCCTGCAGTTGCAGGACCTCATCGAGGAAGGCAATCTCGGCTTGCTCCGCGCCGTCGAGGGATTTGATCCCGACATGAATACGCGGTTCTCGACCTACGCGAGCTACTGGATCAAGCAATCGATCAAGCGCGCTCTAGTCAACAGCGCGAAAACGATCCGCATTCCGGCCTACATGGTCGAACTGCTCAGCAAGTGGCGCAAAGCGACGGCCCACCTGCAGGATCAATACAATCGCACCCCGACGCCGGAGGAAGTCGCCCGGTATCTGGAGTTGCCGAAGAAGAAGCTGAAAATCGTCAAGAAGGCGATTCAGCTTTATAACTCAACGCCCGGCCAAGACCAGCAGGATGGAGGCTGGACGCTCGGAGAAATGATCGCCGACGAGCGCACCAGAGGCCCCGAAGACGAACTCGTTAACTCTGACAATATTAAGCACGTCTTCGAGCAGCTTGATCATATGGACGAACGCGAAGCATCGATTCTAAGAATGCGATTCGGCCTCGACGACAGCGAGCCCCGTACGCTTAAAGAGATTGGCGAAATCCTCGGCCTCACCCGAGAACGCGTCCGCCAGATCGAAAGCGAAGCCCTCGGTCGACTTAACCGCAGCCTGAACGGCGAGAAGGTGTTTTAG